In Uranotaenia lowii strain MFRU-FL chromosome 2, ASM2978415v1, whole genome shotgun sequence, one genomic interval encodes:
- the LOC129749265 gene encoding 37 kDa salivary gland allergen Aed a 2-like, protein MIWIFVLGSIVLLIIEVTTYTSDSKGEFSTKPRFVFEECLDRAAAKICNKTLRKELVDQWKRKQFPNERNTQCYLRCALIEIGTFDSERKMFTEKLKLHWESNLKTNRELESLNFTDFFEDLESVGTISADSESNCEPVYTKFLDLFSKHKSVVLRLYHSDDSYKKQVYQSMCKIPNIKDESSFMYCDNLYFPKNSKSNCSRTENLKQPKYNSTRFKYITDDFQLDGKNLIADSEVFGANVKLIQEAVRKCNEEVPEKNGVVQKPWYRYKCLRETTNIFCWDLNNNFKASDSNDP, encoded by the exons ATGATTTGGATATTCGTTCTTGGTTCAATAGTACTGCTGATTATTGAG GTTACAACATACACCAGTGATTCGAAGGGCGAATTTTCCACTAAACCTCGATTCGTCTTCGAAGAATGTTTGGATCGGGCTGCAGCAAAAATATGCAATAAAACGCTCAGAAAGGAACTGGTGGACCAATGGAAGCGAAAACAGTTTCCCAACGAAAGAAACACCCAGTGCTATTTGCGATGCGCCCTAATCGAAATCGGAACGTTTGATTCGGAGAGAAAAATGTTTACGGAAAAATTGAAACTACATTGGGAGAgtaatttgaaaacaaacagGGAACTGGAGTCAttaaattttactgatttttttgaGGATCTTGAAAGCGTTGGGACCATCAGTGCCGATTCGGAAAGCAATTGTGAACCAGTTTACACCAAGTTTCTGGATCTGTTTAGCAAACACAAATCAGTTGTCTTGAGACTCTACCACAGTGATGACTCGTATAAGAAACAAGTTTACCAATCGATg TGTAAAATTCCGAATATAAAAGACGAATCGTCTTTTATGTATTGCGACAACTTATACTTTCCTAAAAACTCAAAAAGCAATTGTTCAAGgaccgaaaatttgaaacaacccAAGTACAATTCGACAAGGTTCAAGTACATTACCGATGATTTCCAACTAGAT GGAAAAAATCTCATAGCTGACTCAGAAGTTTTTGGAGCAAATGTAAAGCTAATTCAAGAAGCTGTGCGGAAATGTAACGAAGAAGTACCTGAAAAGAATGGCGTTGTTCAAAAGCCTTGGTATCGGTACAAATGCTTGAGag aaacaaCCAATATATTCTGTTGGGAtctaaacaacaattttaaagcatCTGACAGTAACGATCCTTGA